TGCTGagctgcagtagttctggtggtttgaagctggaaccaagtctaaattttgagtttcatgagttttgaatgttagagaccaaaaaagcgttttctcagcgagaaaagcgaaaaagtgacaatatgtgaattttcagcactgcgttcaattttcagccttattagctgtggaacagcatagaaatgctgagctgcagtagttctggtggtttgaagctggtaacaagtctaaattttgagtttcatgagttttgaatgttagagaccaaaaaagcgttttctcagcgagagaagcgaaaaagtgacaatatgtgatttttcagcactgcgttcaattttcagccttattagctgtggaacagcatagaagtGCTGaaatgcagtagttctggtggtttgaagctggaaccaagtctaaattttgagtttcatgagttttgaatgtttgagaccaaaaaagcgttttctcagcgagagaagcgaaaaagtgacaatatgtgatttttcagcactgcgttcaattttcagccttattagctgtggaacagcatagaaatgctgagatgcagttgttctggtggtttgaagctggaaccaagtctacattttgagtttcatgagttttgaatgtttgagaccaaaaaagcgttttctcagcgagagaggtgaaaaatgacaatatgtgaattttcagcactacactcaattttgagccttattagctgtgtaACAgaatagaaatgctgagatgcagtagttctggtggtttgaagctggatcCAAGTCTagattttgagtttcatgagttttgaatgttagtgAAAATTAGAGGTTGCTTTTGCTGGTGTGACTATGCAGAACACTGTGGTGAGTCGGTCAGAACTCCAAAGAACGCAGAGTCGTACTCCAGGTGATTCAACTCGTACTTGCGGTTCATTTAGGTAATTGTGTGTGGTCTTGTATTTCCACGCACACACATCAAGGAGTAACAATGAACGGCAAACAgcaagttaaaataaacaaaatgcgAACATAAACAACACTCCCTTTCCactctactcttttttttctctctttttcgtCTGCATGCTGCAGCTtctctaagccccgccccttaAAGGCTCAGCATGGCAGTTTGTTATACAGCCTTTTCCACAGTTATTTCCGAGGTCTCATGTGTGCTTGAATGCAGCACAAAAAAAGGCGAAGGGATGCGGAAGTGACGTGACATTTTGCCCTACACCACCGACGGAGGAGACAAcaaaaatagttattttgtgtgtctgtgtacagtttttcttctgttcaccGTCACAGCCTCACAGTAGGTGCTGCATTGCTATGACGACGTTCCTATAAAGACTCTCGGGCTTTTTGCCTTCACAAGCCTCCATTTAGAGGTATTTTCACCCGACGGTTCAAGCCGCTCTCCTACGTCACAGACCCAACTTTTCAGTTTTCCGTCAATGGCGTGTACTTTAGAGAAAGTGTTGTGTGATGCTCGGACCCTTCTGGACAGACTGAAGGAGCACGACACGGCCGCCGAGGGACTAATAGACCAAACCGGGGCCCTTGGACGGAGGGTGCAGAGCATGAAGGAGGTGGGGAATGCTCTCCCAGACAAGGTAGGATCGTCTGTCTGACAGTATAACCGCGGCAGACCAATTCAGTATAATGCATAGCTGTAAAGTTAAAGGAAAAGAATAAATAGTAGAAATTTGTGTGAACAATTATATAAGAGTGTTTTGTGCAGCTGCATTGAACCGACCATGCGCACAGTGGTGGCGGAATCATGATGTGTGCAAACCTTTTTCATTGGGGTCAGGGAAGATATACTGAGTTAAATACAAGGCAACCCAAAAAACtttagtatatttatttaatgtactgGTGGTGATCAAATTTCCAACCAAGATGCAGTTGAGGATCTGAGACCTACATAAGCctacacacttttcagatttgtactttcaaaaagctttgaaaacCGTGTGAGAATTTGCAGTACTTAACCAGAACATCAGAGCAGTATTAGTTAATGTGCATTACCTTTTCcttacaaaacacaacaaaacaaggtTCATCATTGTGGTGATTCAAGAGGATTCATTGAATGTGCGAccagtttaaaatctaaaccTTCAAATGCTCTTCCCCTCTTTCTGTCGCCCGTCATCGTTTTTCTCAGCACACAGGAGACAGTACAGAGATTCAAGAGCTGACGAAGTACAAACCCCATGTCCTTCTGACTCAGGAAAACTCTCAAATTAAGGAGCTGCAACAGGAAAATAAAGGTAATGCTCACTCCTGACGATTTGTTTCAGTTGATAGTTTAAGTTGCGCTAACACAATTTATGGCCTCTGCAGAACTGTGGCTGTCTCTTGAAGAACACCAATACGCCCTGGAGCTAATCATGGGTCGGTACCGTAAGCAGATGCTCCAGCTGATGTTGACAAAGAAGGAGCTGGACACCAAACCAGTGCTCAGCCTTCATCAAGACCACGCTAAAGTACGTCCCCAGATGAGAGTTATTTTCACATGGCTGAGATGCTccttgttttatgtaaagttCAAAGATTGGCTGTTTTTTCTACAGGAAGTGCAGAGCCAGGTGGAGCGGATCTGTGAGATGGGCCAGGTAATGAGAAGAGCCATGCAGGTGGATGATGAGCACTACTGCTCCAACCGGGAGCGGCTGGCTCAGCTAGAGGTGAGCAGCGCTGGGACTCGGTCACTGTGC
The genomic region above belongs to Xiphophorus maculatus strain JP 163 A chromosome 1, X_maculatus-5.0-male, whole genome shotgun sequence and contains:
- the sike1 gene encoding suppressor of IKBKE 1, with amino-acid sequence MACTLEKVLCDARTLLDRLKEHDTAAEGLIDQTGALGRRVQSMKEVGNALPDKHTGDSTEIQELTKYKPHVLLTQENSQIKELQQENKELWLSLEEHQYALELIMGRYRKQMLQLMLTKKELDTKPVLSLHQDHAKEVQSQVERICEMGQVMRRAMQVDDEHYCSNRERLAQLEIENKELRDLLNISKGSVKTVRDDGAQPPSPPPAAQWEHSPLPASDE